AGGATCCCAGCTGGAACCTGAAGCAGAACCAGAGACTCAGcactggtgtgtctgtgagtgtgtgtacaagcatgtgtgtgtgtgtatgtgtgtgtgtacctacctGTGGACCAGAGTGTCCCAATGCTCCTGTACGAAGCCCCAGGCTAGGCTCTGACCCCGGGGGTTCCTGGCCACCAGCAGGATGAGGTAAGACAGGTCCTGGGAGCGCACCCGCCTCCCCCTGGAGACCCAGGCCCagcagcctgcacacacacacacacacacacatcaatacacaCATTTTACTGATGCTGTCCCAGTTGGTCTTGtgttgaggagagacagagagagagagagagagagagagagagaagagagaagagagagtgagagagagagagagagagagagcagagagaaacacaggagagagagaggagatagagagagaggccgtACCTCTTCAGTTTGAGCGTGTCTGCGCTGCTggccagagcagagaggatcttgtgtttgtgcgtctgCGAGAGGGAATTTGTgtaggtgtggaggagagcctcccagccctggtcctcctGGGCGCCTACAAAGTACACCGTCTCAACCACATCTGCAggcaggctggggaggggagaagggagggatggacagatggaggacACATTGAAGACTGGTTGAAGAGGAGGGTGCTATTGCGACAgcaagcagagacacacacacacacagacggtcaGACCTGAGTGTGCCATTGGAGGTGAGCCAGTGTGTGAAGCTGAGCTGGGCCTGTTCCAGACAGGGGGGGTCTCCCAGATGGCAGGCCAGAGACAGGAGCTTTGTCCTCAGCTGCCTCTCAGACACAGAGCCCTGGTCGCTCCAGGACTGCTGGTCTATCACGCCACGGAAATACTGCAGGATGAAGCGCTaatggagaaacacacacacacatcacacaacacacaacacacacacactctggtccaGCTTCCCTCTGACTTgtctcagatgtgtgtgtgtgtgtgtgacaggtgtggcttcctccctctctctctctctctctccctccctctctccctctctccctctctctctctctctccctctctctccctctctctccctctctctccctctctctctccctctctccctctctccctctctccggggTGCACCCAGAGTCCTGTGTCTCACGTActttgaggttgtgtgtgacGTCTGAGATGTTTGTCTTCTCCAGCAGCCTGTAGAAGGACTCCAGGTAGaccaggccctggaggaggggcaCCGTGTGTTTCTCTGAGTGCAGGTAGCCAATCAGGTCCAAGGCTTTATCGATTGACAGCCGACCGGCCCTGTAAGATGATAGCGGAGGCCGGCTGTTGTCACTGAGACGTTGATGAGGAGGGTTTggttaagcacacacacacacttacgagACGAGCTGGAAGGCGTTGTGTATGAGGTGGGCTCGGTCCTGGTGGCTGAGGGCGGTGTGGTTGACTCTGAGCAGGCTGGTGAGCtggtcccagcctccagcctcgtaGTGGACCAGGTAGTAACCTGTCATATCAGCATTCAGCTTCACCCAGGACACATCCTCCTGCCCCAGAGACAGGCtgtctgaggacacacacacacacttatgtaacacgtacacacacacatacatgtgcacATGTATACCCACATgtacatacgtgtgtgtgtgtgtttgctttcctacctgtgtgtgtggtgagcaggtgtgtgtggatggtgtttgATCTGTCCGTCCTGTAGGTCAGAGGGATGTGCCAGAGGAACCTGAAGCAGGGACAGTGTCAGGGtcaggggctgggtgtgtgggtgtgtgtgtgtacagtatgtgtgtgtgtgtgctcacccctGCTGCAGAGAGGTCCAGAGGGGGTCTGAAGGGTGTGTTGTCTTCAGAAACCTCTCCTGCTTCACCAGCAACCTGGAACCCTGCCTGGTTACCGTTACCAAGGGAACACCTTTCTGCAGCGTCCAGGTGTTCATCATGGTCGTCAGGTCCAGGTGTTCACCTGCCGCAAGGTACTGTCACAAaccacaaccaatcagagctctGCAAACACAACCGCATCACGTCACAGCGCTGACGGGTGGACCGAATCAAATGCACCTCCTGGCTGACATTATAGTGGGTTTTAAGTAGAAGTACAACAGGGGTGCATTTATTTACTGCGTTCTTGGAGGCCTGGTTGATGCTGTAGCAGTGCTTTCCTGAGGTGAACTCCTCCTCTGAGCAGGtctgagagacaaacagacaacagaaatcagtgtgtgagtgtttgtgagtgtgtgtgtgtgtgtatatgtctccTACATTGACCAGGCTGTCCCAAAGGTCCTGGTTGCGAGCGTTGCCGTAGCTGAACCTCCGCAGGTATCCCACAATGCCTCTCTGGAACACCTCATCTGTCAGGAAGTTTCTAAGCATGTGCAGAACACACGCCCCCTGGTGGAATACACAAGTAGGGTCACAATCCAtcaatcatgtgtgtgtgtgtgtgtgtgtgtgtgtgtgtgtatgtacgtgtgtggtaCCTTGTCATACGACATGGTGTCGAACATCTCCTTGATCTGGGAGGGCGTCTCTGCTGAGCTGGAGATTGGCCGGGAGGAGTTAAGAGAGTCTCGACCAATAGCAGCAAAGCAGGTGTCCAGCAGGTGGTCATCCTgcaagaggtagaggaggagaggaggaaacgatgaggaggaggaggagaaggaggaggtggttgTACTACTGTGAGCGGGCGGGTATAGGTTAGAGTTAATAAGACTGGGTCGTACCACTTGGAGCTGCGGGTAGGTTGGCTCCAGAGAGACATGCTCCATGTATCTGGCGAAGCCCTCGTTCAGCCAGATGTCGTTCCACCACTGCATGGTCACCAGGTTACCAAACCACTGCAGGAGAGACAACCACACAGGGCACAGTCCAGTCACCAGGCTGACACTAGGCGTGAGCATGTCTAAGCATCGCtgtgaggtcacttcctgtcctgtttcctgtgtgtgtgtctgtgtgagcctATTGTTATTGTCGTTATTTTTCACCGTGCTTGCTAGCTGAGAAGTGGTTACTTTGTGCTGTGGTTACTTATCGCTAAATTCACACCCTTCTTTGACTCTGTTAGTACGTTTCTTTGGATACCGTAAACTCACCTGATGGGCTAGCTCGTGGGCGATCACCATGGTCACCCAGAGCTGGTCGGAggcagaggaggtgaggggatcgtggagcaggctggtctctctgTACGTGGTCAGACCCCAGTTTTCCATCGCCCCCGACTGGAAGTCTGGGATGGCTATcaggtctgggagagagaggaggggggagagggagggggaggaggagggaggggggagggtgaagaaaggagggtagaagagagagagggtgaataggagaaaggagggtaggGGGTAACTAGTTACCTAGTTTGGGTAGAGGGTAGGGGGTAACTAGTTACCTAGTTTGGGTAGAGGGTAGGGGGTAACTAGTTACCTAGTTTGGGTAGAGGGTAGGGGGTAACTAGTTACCTAGTTTGGGTAGAGGGTAGGGGATGTTGAAGTATTTCTCGTAGAAATCCAGCAGTGTGACAGCAGCTTCCAGGGCATAGTGTGTCTCCTGGACCTTCTCAGGAGACGCGTACACAGACACCTgcagcacatacacactgatcctccagctacacacacacacacacactcctgtactGCAAGTAAGTACCTACCTGTACACCTGACGATGTCACTGCGCTGACGGATTTGAAGTCACAGATGACGAAGGCCACCAGGTAAGTACTCATCCTCACGCTGACAGCAAACTGGTCCTCTACCGCCCCCCCTGCTAGCGCCACACTCcgctcctgcaacacacacacacgcacacactcatacagatgtacatacacacaccctcatacccacatacacacaaactaacacacccacacactcaccctgggCATGTTGGAGAGGGCGATGTGTCCCGGGCTTCTTCTGATGCGGATGGAGAAGTTAGCTTTGAAACTGGGCTCGTCGAAACAGGGGAAGGCACTCCGGGCACTGGTGGGCTCAAAGTGAGTGGACGCCAGGGTCCTAGAGAGAGTGAGTTTACCAGACAGTTAGGCAGGGAGTTTGGGAGttagacagagaggtggagagagagagagagagtgtgtgagtgttgttttAGACACACAAAGAAGTGAGGCTTCAATGTATAGTTAAAGAaactcaaactctctctctctctctctctctcacacacacacacacacctagtctCTCCTGTGCTGGTCTTGTAGGTGCTCTTGTAGAACCCATAAAATCCATCTTTCAGCTCCGCTCCGAACTCCAGATACAGAAAGTACTTCTGGCCGCCGCTAAGCACCCTGGGAGAGAATATGGCCACCTGTTCCTGGGGGGTGTTGTGGAGCACTGGAAGGACCTGGTGATGGACCGATGCAGAGCAGATTGTGTGTTGTACATGTAATGTATGTACTCGTGTATAACCTGTGAATTTTCATAAACAaagttatctgtctgtctgtctgtctatctgtctgtctgtctgtctgtctggtgatgTCACAGCCGGACCCACCTGGTCGGAGAGGTGGGCCATGTTTTGGTCCAGGACGGTTGCCGCGGTGACGGTCAGGCCTTTGCTGTGCAGCACGACCCAGTTGGTGTCGTTCTGGACGAGGACCTGGATCCTCACGGAGCCGGAGAAGGTCAGAGAGGTCAGGTccgggtggaggagcaggtggtaGTGGAGGGGGACAATGTACCTGGACCAGAACCACAACCACAAGCACATTCTCACTGACAGAACCACAAGCACATTCTTACAGACAGAACCACAAGCACAAGCACATTCTTACTAACAGAACCACAAGCACAAGCACATTCTTACTGACAGAACCACAAGCACATTCTTACAGACAGAACCACAACCACAAGCACATTCTTACAGACAGAACCACAAGCACATTCTTACAGACAGAACCACAAGCACAACCCCACACAGCATTCAGACCGGTACCCTGGCAGACGCAGTCGGCTCCAGGGGAAGGACAGGTCGTTGCTGCCCAGGGAGAGCTGGTCCTGTCTGGGCTTGGGAGGAAGGCCAGAGGGGGCGTCCTGGAGCTGGGAGGCCTGGGACCCAACCAGACACAGGGAGAATAGAAGAAGAACCATCGACCGGACACGGACCAGAGCCATGGTGGTGATGAGTTCAGATTGGATAGGATGAACCCAACGGAAGTGGAATATTCTAGAAAAGTCCTGCAGTTCAGTCttcaccctgagggaggagggagggatggagtggaAAGGTTGAAAGGTGAAAGGTCAGCCACGACCC
Above is a genomic segment from Osmerus mordax isolate fOsmMor3 chromosome 24, fOsmMor3.pri, whole genome shotgun sequence containing:
- the LOC136932569 gene encoding LOW QUALITY PROTEIN: endoplasmic reticulum aminopeptidase 2-like (The sequence of the model RefSeq protein was modified relative to this genomic sequence to represent the inferred CDS: deleted 1 base in 1 codon), which translates into the protein MALVRVRSMVLLLFSLCLVGSQASQLQDAPSGLPPKPRQDQLSLGSNDLSFPWSRLRLPGYIVPLHYHLLLHPDLTSLTFSGSVRIQVLVQNDTNWVVLHSKGLTVTAATVLDQNMAHLSDQVLPVLHNTPQEQVAIFSPRVLSGGQKYFLYLEFGAELKDGFYGFYKSTYKTSTGETRTLASTHFEPTSARSAFPCFDEPSFKANFSIRIRRSPGHIALSNMPRERSVALAGGAVEDQFAVSVRMSTYLVAFVICDFKSVSAVTSSGVQVSVYASPEKVQETHYALEAAVTLLDFYEKYFNIPYPLPKLDLIAIPDFQSGAMENWGLTTYRETSLLHDPLTSSASDQLWVTMVIAHELAHQWFGNLVTMQWWNDIWLNEGFARYMEHVSLEPTYPQLQVDDHLLDTCFAAIGRDSLNSSRPISSSAETPSQIKEMFDTMSYDKGACVLHMLRNFLTDEVFQRGIVGYLRRFSYGNARNQDLWDSLVNTCSEEEFTSGKHCYSINQASKNAYLAAGEHLDLTTMMNTWTLQKGVPLVTVTRQGSRLLVKQERFLKTTHPSDPLWTSLQQGFLWHIPLTYRTDRSNTIHTHLLTTHTDSLSLGQEDVSWVKLNADMTGYYLVHYEAGGWDQLTSLLRVNHTALSHQDRAHLIHNAFQLVSAGRLSIDKALDLIGYLHSEKHTVPLLQGLVYLESFYRLLEKTNISDVTHNLKRFILQYFRGVIDQQSWSDQGSVSERQLRTKLLSLACHLGDPPCLEQAQLSFTHWLTSNGTLSLPADVVETVYFVGAQEDQGWEALLHTYTNSLSQTHKHKILSALASSADTLKLKRLLGLGLQGEAVRSQDLSYLILLVARNPRGQSLAWGFVQEHWDTLVHRFQLGSFCIRNILIGTTSHFSSPEQLAQMESFYRSISEQASQLRATQVALDNVQKNVLWMRRNLDPLRTWLHLHIH